Proteins from a genomic interval of Zingiber officinale cultivar Zhangliang chromosome 2A, Zo_v1.1, whole genome shotgun sequence:
- the LOC122043367 gene encoding glycerol kinase-like, whose product MAGAEDFFIGAVDQGTASTRFIIYDRHAKPVASHQMEFTQFYPETGWVEQDPLEILQSVRVCMEKALEKATAAGHDVGAGLRAVGITNQRETTVVWSRSTGHPLFNAVVWMDGRTNDICHRLITQLPGGRNHFAPSCGLPINACLSALKIIWLLENVDTVRDAVDSGDAMFGTIDTWLIWNLTGGCSGGLHVTDCSNAARTMMMNLHTLEWDAPALDALGIPISILPKIISNSETVGVIADDWPLANTPISGCLADQHAAMLGQLCQNGEAKCTYGTGASILLNTGEQIVKSTHGLLTTVAYKLGPEAATDYALEGSIGIAGAAVQWLRDALGVIRTAAEVEAIAELVENSGGVYFVPAFNGLLAPWWRDDARGAFVGITRFTNRGHIARAVLEGICFRVNDVLTSMHKDAEDYGYSEFKTKDGKLLLRVDGSATLNNLLMQIQADLSGSPVVRSADIETSALGAAYAAGLAIGVWTKEQIFASRREKKVTIFSPKLSEENREKRNESWHKAVSRTFDLADLYSE is encoded by the exons ATGGCCGGCGCCGAAGATTTCTTCATAGGAGCCGTCGACCAGGGCACCGCTAGCACTCGCTTCATCATCTATGACCGTCACGCCAAGCCCGTGGCCAGCCACCAAATGGAGTTCACCCAGTTCTACCCCGAAACCGG ATGGGTGGAGCAGGACCCGCTGGAGATCTTGCAGAGCGTGCGGGTGTGCATGGAGAAGGCGCTTGAGAAGGCCACGGCAGCCGGTCACGACGTCGGCGCCGGCCTCCGCGCCGTCGGCATCACTAACCAGCGGGAGACCACGGTGGTGTGGAGCCGCTCCACCGGACATCCCCTTTTCAATGCTGTCGTGTGGATGGACGGCCGTACCAACGACATATGCCACCGCCTCATCACCCAGCTCCCCGGCGGCCGCAACCACTTCGCCCCCTCCTGCGGCCTCCCCATCAACGCCTGCTTAAGCGCCCTCAAGATCATCTGGCTCCTCGAGAACGTGGACACCGTTAGGGATGCTGTCGACTCCGGCGATGCCATGTTCGGTACGATCGATACTTGGTTGATTTGGAATCTCACCGGCGGATGCAGCGGAGGCCTCCACGTCACCGACTGCTCCAACGCGGCGCGGACCATGATGATGAACCTCCATACTCTAGAATGGGACGCCCCCGCGCTCGACGCCCTAGGCATCCCCATCAGCATACTCCCTAAAATCATCAGCAACTCGGAGACCGTCGGCGTTATTGCTGACGACTGGCCTCTTGCTAACACCCCCATCTCCGGTTGCCTCGCAGACCAGCACGCCGCGATGCTGGGCCAACTGTGCCAAAACGGCGAGGCTAAGTGCACCTACGGCACCGGTGCCTCCATCCTTCTCAACACCGGCGAGCAGATTGTGAAATCCACGCACGGCCTCCTCACCACCGTTGCCTACAAGCTGGGTCCCGAAGCCGCCACCGACTACGCCCTGGAGGGCTCTATAGGCATCGCCGGCGCAGCCGTGCAGTGGCTAAGAGACGCGCTGGGGGTCATTCGGACAGCGGCGGAGGTCGAGGCGATTGCGGAGCTCGTGGAGAACTCTGGAGGCGTGTACTTCGTGCCGGCGTTCAACGGGCTGTTGGCGCCGTGGTGGCGCGACGACGCGCGCGGGGCGTTCGTCGGAATCACCAGGTTCACCAACAGAGGCCACATAGCACGGGCAGTGCTTGAAGGCATATGTTTTCGGGTGAACGATGTGCTCACTTCGATGCACAAGGATGCAGAAGACTATGGCTACAGTGAGTTCAAGACAAAAGACGGTAAATTGTTGCTTCGCGTCGATGGCAGCGCCACCTTGAACAATCTGTTGATGCAAATCCAG GCTGATCTTTCCGGTAGCCCAGTTGTCCGATCTGCAGATATCGAAACTTCAGCACTCGGAGCCGCGTATGCAGCTGGACTAGCTATCGGTGTGTGGACTAAAGAGCAGATATTTGCCTCTAGACGTGAAAAGAAGGTGACAATCTTTAGCCCGAAACTATCCGAAGAGAACAGAGAGAAGAGGAATGAATCATGGCACAAGGCTGTGTCTAGAACTTTTGATTTGGCTGATCTCTATTCTGAATAA
- the LOC122043368 gene encoding probable glycosyltransferase At5g25310 isoform X1 — MERLEHGHGHGHGDGDGGFRRPTLLLILVAAFPILSFFAINHGIVSVNFQTKSISINHGTISHAPSPTIDGDSAEQRIRKRKKKKLGGGGGGDGRVEEDLVMARAAIRSAIISGGNSSSSSLLVVPGDETPLSTAVYRNPAAFLRSYEEMERRFKVYVYDEGEPPLVHDGPCKSIYTTEGRFISEMEYSGVRTRNPAKAHAFFFPFSVTNMVHFLHRPTPYDITKLRGFLAGYVRSVASNHPFWNRSAGADHFMLSCHDWGPMASRGHRELYENSILAFCNANTSEGFNPRKDVSIPEINLYSGFFPEELHKPVAPGLTARPYLAFFAGGRHGAIRQELLRLWKGKVPEMPVFEYLPGGPGGKDYYSFLLQSRFCLCPSGYEVASPRVVEAVYAECVPVIVSDSYVLPFSDVLSWESFSVAVTVEELPRLREILEAVPVVELRRLREGVKAVKRHFVLNSPAKRFDVFHMILHSVWLRRLNIKIL; from the exons ATGGAGAGATTGGAGCACGGCCACGGCCATGGCCATGGCGATGGCGATGGCGGCTTCCGGCGACCCACCCTCCTCCTCATCCTCGTCGCCGCCTTCCCTATCCTCTCATTCTTCGCCATCAACCACGGTATCGTCTCCGTAAATTTCCAAACCAAAAGCATCTCAATCAATCATGGAACCATCTCGCACGCACCTTCCCCGACGATCGACGGAGACAGCGCT GAGCAGAGGAttcgaaagaggaagaagaagaagctgggCGGTGGCGGCGGCGGTGATGGGAGGGTGGAGGAGGATCTCGTCATGGCGAGGGCCGCAATTAGAAGCGCTATAATTTCCGGAGGAAACTCATCGTCGTCTAGTCTACTAGTCGTTCCCGGCGACGAGACGCCGCTCTCAACCGCCGTCTACCGGAATCCAGCCGCTTTCCTCCG GAGTTACgaggagatggagaggaggttCAAGGTGTACGTGTACGACGAAGGCGAGCCGCCGCTAGTGCACGACGGCCCTTGCAAGAGCATCTACACCACCGAGGGGCGGTTCATATCCGAAATGGAATATTCCGGCGTCCGGACGAGGAATCCGGCTAAAGCCCAcgccttcttcttccccttcagCGTCACCAACATGGTCCACTTCCTCCACCGCCCCACTCCCTACGACATAACCAAGCTCAGGGGCTTCCTCGCCGGCTACGTCCGCTCAGTCGCCTCCAACCACCCCTTCTGGAACCGCTCTGCCGGCGCCGACCACTTCATGCTCTCCTGCCACGACTGG GGGCCGATGGCGTCGAGAGGCCACCGGGAGCTGTACGAGAACTCGATACTAGCGTTCTGCAACGCGAATACTTCCGAAGGCTTCAATCCCAGGAAGGACGTCAGCATCCCGGAGATCAACCTCTACTCCGGCTTCTTCCCGGAGGAGCTCCATAAGCCGGTGGCTCCCGGGCTCACCGCCCGGCCCTACCTCGCGTTCTTTGCCGGCGGCCGCCACGGAGCCATCCGCCAGGAGCTCCTCCGGTTGTGGAAGGGCAAGGTCCCGGAGATGCCGGTATTCGAGTACCTCCCAGGCGGCCCCGGTGGCAAAGACTACTACTCCTTCCTGCTGCAGTCGCGATTCTGCCTGTGCCCGAGCGGGTACGAGGTGGCGAGCCCGCGTGTGGTGGAGGCAGTGTACGCGGAGTGCGTGCCGGTGATCGTGTCGGATAGCTACGTTCTGCCGTTCAGCGACGTGCTGAGTTGGGAGTCGTTCTCGGTGGCGGTGACGGTGGAGGAGCTGCCGAGGCTCAGGGAGATACTGGAGGCGGTTCCGGTGGTTGAGCTGAGGAGGCTGAGGGAGGGGGTGAAGGCCGTGAAGAGGCATTTCGTGCTGAACTCGCCGGCGAAGAGGTTCGACGTGTTCCATATGATACTGCACTCCGTGTGGCTCCGGCGACTCAACATCAAGATTCTCTAA
- the LOC122044285 gene encoding uncharacterized protein LOC122044285 has product MDWYSWLSDADLDPDLVYHLSLLFSGNQLGEDDIAHFDHEFLKSMGISIAKHRLEILKLAKKRKYSGLRRFTRFLAAAGSSIAKYLSYSLLRRNSSAIVVVAAPAPEKGDMLKRRRKMVVADGGGGGGARVAPPTAAVAVKHAGEIRWDSMFQDLKPN; this is encoded by the coding sequence ATGGATTGGTACTCTTGGCTCTCCGACGCCGACCTCGATCCCGACCTCGTCTACcacctctccctcctcttctCCGGCAACCAGCTCGGCGAAGACGACATCGCCCACTTCGACCATGAGTTCCTGAAGAGCATGGGAATCTCCATCGCCAAGCACCGGCTGGAGATCCTGAAGCTCGCCAAGAAGAGGAAGTACTCCGGCCTCCGCCGCTTCACCAGGTTCCTCGCCGCCGCCGGGAGCTCCATAGCCAAGTATCTTAGCTATTCCCTGCTCCGCCGGAATTCCTCAGCCATCGTCGTCGTGGCGGCTCCGGCGCCGGAGAAGGGGGACATGCTGAAGAGGCGAAGGAAGATGGTAGTAGCGgacggtggcggcggcggcggagccaGAGTGGCTCCTCCGACTGCTGCGGTGGCTGTGAAGCACGCCGGCGAGATCAGGTGGGACTCCATGTTTCAGGACCTCAAACCAAATTGA
- the LOC122043368 gene encoding probable glycosyltransferase At5g25310 isoform X2 — protein sequence MERLEHGHGHGHGDGDGGFRRPTLLLILVAAFPILSFFAINHGIVSVNFQTKSISINHGTISHAPSPTIDGDSARIRKRKKKKLGGGGGGDGRVEEDLVMARAAIRSAIISGGNSSSSSLLVVPGDETPLSTAVYRNPAAFLRSYEEMERRFKVYVYDEGEPPLVHDGPCKSIYTTEGRFISEMEYSGVRTRNPAKAHAFFFPFSVTNMVHFLHRPTPYDITKLRGFLAGYVRSVASNHPFWNRSAGADHFMLSCHDWGPMASRGHRELYENSILAFCNANTSEGFNPRKDVSIPEINLYSGFFPEELHKPVAPGLTARPYLAFFAGGRHGAIRQELLRLWKGKVPEMPVFEYLPGGPGGKDYYSFLLQSRFCLCPSGYEVASPRVVEAVYAECVPVIVSDSYVLPFSDVLSWESFSVAVTVEELPRLREILEAVPVVELRRLREGVKAVKRHFVLNSPAKRFDVFHMILHSVWLRRLNIKIL from the exons ATGGAGAGATTGGAGCACGGCCACGGCCATGGCCATGGCGATGGCGATGGCGGCTTCCGGCGACCCACCCTCCTCCTCATCCTCGTCGCCGCCTTCCCTATCCTCTCATTCTTCGCCATCAACCACGGTATCGTCTCCGTAAATTTCCAAACCAAAAGCATCTCAATCAATCATGGAACCATCTCGCACGCACCTTCCCCGACGATCGACGGAGACAGCGCT AGGAttcgaaagaggaagaagaagaagctgggCGGTGGCGGCGGCGGTGATGGGAGGGTGGAGGAGGATCTCGTCATGGCGAGGGCCGCAATTAGAAGCGCTATAATTTCCGGAGGAAACTCATCGTCGTCTAGTCTACTAGTCGTTCCCGGCGACGAGACGCCGCTCTCAACCGCCGTCTACCGGAATCCAGCCGCTTTCCTCCG GAGTTACgaggagatggagaggaggttCAAGGTGTACGTGTACGACGAAGGCGAGCCGCCGCTAGTGCACGACGGCCCTTGCAAGAGCATCTACACCACCGAGGGGCGGTTCATATCCGAAATGGAATATTCCGGCGTCCGGACGAGGAATCCGGCTAAAGCCCAcgccttcttcttccccttcagCGTCACCAACATGGTCCACTTCCTCCACCGCCCCACTCCCTACGACATAACCAAGCTCAGGGGCTTCCTCGCCGGCTACGTCCGCTCAGTCGCCTCCAACCACCCCTTCTGGAACCGCTCTGCCGGCGCCGACCACTTCATGCTCTCCTGCCACGACTGG GGGCCGATGGCGTCGAGAGGCCACCGGGAGCTGTACGAGAACTCGATACTAGCGTTCTGCAACGCGAATACTTCCGAAGGCTTCAATCCCAGGAAGGACGTCAGCATCCCGGAGATCAACCTCTACTCCGGCTTCTTCCCGGAGGAGCTCCATAAGCCGGTGGCTCCCGGGCTCACCGCCCGGCCCTACCTCGCGTTCTTTGCCGGCGGCCGCCACGGAGCCATCCGCCAGGAGCTCCTCCGGTTGTGGAAGGGCAAGGTCCCGGAGATGCCGGTATTCGAGTACCTCCCAGGCGGCCCCGGTGGCAAAGACTACTACTCCTTCCTGCTGCAGTCGCGATTCTGCCTGTGCCCGAGCGGGTACGAGGTGGCGAGCCCGCGTGTGGTGGAGGCAGTGTACGCGGAGTGCGTGCCGGTGATCGTGTCGGATAGCTACGTTCTGCCGTTCAGCGACGTGCTGAGTTGGGAGTCGTTCTCGGTGGCGGTGACGGTGGAGGAGCTGCCGAGGCTCAGGGAGATACTGGAGGCGGTTCCGGTGGTTGAGCTGAGGAGGCTGAGGGAGGGGGTGAAGGCCGTGAAGAGGCATTTCGTGCTGAACTCGCCGGCGAAGAGGTTCGACGTGTTCCATATGATACTGCACTCCGTGTGGCTCCGGCGACTCAACATCAAGATTCTCTAA
- the LOC122043366 gene encoding probable monogalactosyldiacylglycerol synthase 3, chloroplastic has protein sequence MPMAASVASPRRTIREVVIQSMLAYQAQQQRRRRKRKSLTWGGADSGDGRGDDGDVGFWEEEEGTMEMAQIGADRTKNVLILMSDTGGGHRASAEAIRDAFRIEFGDEYKVFVKDLFMEHAGWPLNDMERSYKFLVKHAQLWKVAFHSTSPRWVHNLYLAAIGSFYAKKVEAGLKKYKPDIIISVHPLMQHIPLWVLKWQNLQKKVVFVTVITDLNTCHPTWFHVGVNRCYCPSEEVAKRASLDGLEPSQIQVFGLPIRPSFCRAVLVKSDLRKEFQMDPELPAVLLMGGGEGMGPVKKTAKALGESLFDNEHGKPIGQLVVICGRNQTLRTTLQDIQWKIPVKVNGFVTQMEKWMGACDCLITKAGPGTITEALIRGLPIILNDFIPGQEVGNVPYVVENGAGVFSKSSKETATLVASWFSSDSEELKKMSENALKLAQPDAVFDIVRDIHELAQQQGPLSQISESLTSSFSQPV, from the exons ATGCCCATGGCGGCGTCGGTGGCGTCGCCGCGGCGGACGATCCGGGAGGTGGTGATCCAGTCCATGCTCGCTTACCAGGCCCAGcagcagcggcggcggcggaagCGGAAGAGCCTCACGTGGGGCGGTGCCGACAGTGGCGATGGCCGCGGCGATGACGGAGACGTCGGTTTCTGGGAGGAGGAGGAAGGCACCATGGAGATGGCCCAGATCGGGGCCGATCGGACTAAGAACGTGCTCATCCTGATGAGCGACACTGGAGGCGGGCACCGGGCTTCTGCCGAGGCCATCCGCGACGCGTTTCGGATCGAATTCGGAGATGAGTACAAG GTCTTCGTGAAGGATTTGTTTATGGAGCACGCCGGATGGCCTCTAAATGACATGGAAAGGTCCTATAAGTTCTTGGTGAAGCACGCGCAGCTTTGGAAGGTGGCCTTCCACAGTACGTCTCCTCGTTGGGTTCATAATCTCTATCTCGCCGCCATTGGATCCTTCTATGCTAA GAAGGTGGAAGCTGGTTTGAAGAAGTATAAACCTGATATAATTATTAGTGTCCATCCCCTCATGCAGCACATCCCTTTGTGGGTGCTGAAATGGCAGAACCTTCAGAAAAAAGTTGTTTTCGTTACCGTCATTACGGATCTCAACACCTGCCACCCCACCTG GTTCCATGTCGGTGTCAATAGATGTTATTGCCCTTCTGAGGAAGTAGCAAAGAGGGCTTCTCTGGATGGCCTAGAACCTTCCCAAATCCAGGTTTTTGGTTTGCCCATTCGACCTTCTTTCTGTCGTGCAGTTCTTGTCAAG AGTGATTTGAGAAAAGAATTTCAGATGGATCCTGAGCTTCCTGCGGTCCTACTcatgggaggaggtgagggaatgGGACCGGTTAAGAAGACAGCAAAGGCCCTTGGTGAATCACTATTTGACAATGAGCATGGCAAACCAATCGGGCAACTTGTTGTCATCTGTGGCCGAAACCAAACTTTGAGGACTACTTTACAGGATATTCAATGGAAGATACCTGTGAAG GTAAATGGATTTGTAACCCAAATGGAGAAATGGATGGGAGCTTGTGATTGCCTTATAACAAAG GCTGGACCTGGTACGATTACAGAGGCTTTGATAAGGGGTCTTCCTATTATCCTAAATGATTTCATTCCCGGACAG GAAGTTGGCAATGTCCCTTATGTCGTTGAGAATGGAGCTGGGGTATTCTCTAAAAGCTCAAAGGAAACAGCTACTCTCGTTGCTAGCTGGTTCAGCTCTGACTCTGAGGAGCTCAAGAAAATGTCAGAAAATGCCCTCAAACTGGCTCAACCTGATGCAGTTTTTGACATTGTAAGGGACATCCACGAGCTCGCCCAACAGCAAGGGCCATTATCCCAAATCTCAGAATCCCTGACATCGTCCTTCAGCCAACCGGTGTGA